One Clostridium estertheticum DNA segment encodes these proteins:
- a CDS encoding phosphoribosyltransferase gives MLFLDRMDAGEKLTNSLSKFKDEDVIVLAVPRGGLQIAYDTIKRLGFKWDLIIPRKIGAPHNKEFAIGAVSVDGSYFINHDYVKMLGISQDYIDKEVSEQTEEIKRRMQEYRGVVTFPEVKDKTVIIIDDGIATGFTILAVIKAVKVQGAKKIILAIPVGPRETIEEFKELVDEVICLYIPEEFYAVGSYYVDFQQVTDEEVFKIMKELRG, from the coding sequence ATGTTGTTTTTAGACAGAATGGATGCAGGTGAAAAGCTAACTAATAGTCTTAGCAAGTTTAAAGATGAAGATGTAATTGTTCTTGCAGTGCCAAGAGGTGGACTCCAAATAGCTTATGATACAATAAAAAGGCTTGGTTTTAAGTGGGATTTGATTATCCCAAGAAAAATAGGTGCACCACATAACAAGGAGTTTGCAATAGGTGCAGTATCTGTGGATGGTAGCTATTTTATAAACCATGATTATGTAAAAATGCTTGGTATTTCACAAGATTATATCGACAAGGAAGTTTCTGAGCAAACAGAGGAAATTAAAAGAAGAATGCAAGAGTACCGTGGAGTGGTGACATTTCCTGAAGTTAAAGATAAAACAGTTATAATTATTGATGATGGTATTGCCACAGGATTTACAATCCTTGCTGTAATAAAGGCTGTTAAAGTGCAAGGAGCCAAAAAGATAATTCTAGCTATTCCTGTAGGTCCTAGGGAAACTATTGAAGAATTTAAAGAGCTTGTTGATGAGGTTATATGCCTATATATACCAGAGGAATTTTATGCAGTAGGTTCATATTATGTGGATTTCCAGCAAGTTACGGATGAGGAAGTATTTAAAATAATGAAGGAATTGAGGGGATAA
- a CDS encoding Cof-type HAD-IIB family hydrolase — translation MEYKLVAVDMDGTLLTPQLEISEETVETINRVIEKSVIFTLSTGRMYLAAIPFANMLNLDVPIITCNGALTKCSRTGKVYDIKKIDKKLSSKVIKYCEEAGISVSIYMEDDIYIQKNSENLDIHMQIDLAKPQIVVDFDSLLDGSIIKIMFNSSDKYKLEQHTRKLYELYKEQLNFYFSLPHFVEIVHKEANKRNALENLARKFNIKREEIIAMGDNFNDKDMIEYAGLGVAMGNAPDYLKEVAEFVTHSNDEDGVRHVLEKFILNR, via the coding sequence ATGGAGTATAAGCTTGTTGCGGTGGATATGGATGGAACCCTTCTTACTCCACAACTCGAGATATCAGAGGAGACTGTAGAAACTATAAATAGAGTTATAGAAAAAAGTGTGATATTCACACTTTCAACAGGAAGAATGTATCTTGCAGCTATACCCTTTGCAAATATGCTTAATCTAGATGTTCCTATAATAACTTGTAATGGAGCCCTTACTAAATGTTCTAGAACGGGAAAAGTATATGATATAAAGAAAATTGATAAAAAACTTTCGTCAAAAGTAATAAAATATTGTGAGGAAGCTGGAATATCCGTAAGTATTTATATGGAAGATGATATATACATTCAAAAGAATAGTGAGAATTTAGATATACACATGCAAATAGATCTGGCAAAACCTCAAATTGTAGTGGATTTTGATTCGCTCTTAGATGGTTCAATTATTAAAATAATGTTTAATAGCAGCGATAAATATAAGCTTGAACAGCATACACGAAAATTATATGAATTATATAAGGAACAACTGAATTTTTATTTTTCATTACCCCATTTTGTTGAGATTGTTCACAAAGAGGCAAATAAGAGAAATGCTCTAGAGAATTTAGCACGTAAATTTAATATAAAAAGAGAAGAAATCATTGCTATGGGAGATAACTTCAATGATAAGGATATGATAGAATACGCAGGCCTTGGAGTTGCAATGGGAAATGCACCTGATTATTTAAAAGAAGTGGCTGAATTTGTAACCCATTCAAATGATGAAGATGGAGTTAGGCATGTTCTAGAAAAGTTTATACTAAACAGATAG
- a CDS encoding MurR/RpiR family transcriptional regulator, producing the protein MNDKGGIERLRNIYSELKGTEKRVGEYILKNPKDIIHSSITELAENCKCGEATVFRLSKKLGFKGYQDLKISIASEIVKPLVNLHEEIKENDDTLVIMQKIFNSTISSLNETLRINDSAELDKAIGYIHNAKRIAFFGMGGSAAIALDAYHKFMRTGKYCVFHDDSHFQAMISSMYDENDCILAISNTGSNKELVESLRIAKEKGVKIISVTSNYKSPISKVSDVVLLSYGKENLSKSEAMDARISALSLIDCLFVGTCLKDKENYYKALGQIREAIANKRY; encoded by the coding sequence ATGAATGATAAAGGCGGTATAGAAAGACTAAGAAATATATATTCAGAACTTAAAGGAACAGAAAAAAGAGTTGGGGAATACATTCTTAAAAACCCTAAGGATATTATCCATTCGTCTATTACAGAACTTGCTGAAAATTGTAAATGTGGTGAAGCCACCGTGTTTAGACTTAGTAAAAAATTAGGGTTTAAAGGATACCAGGATTTGAAGATAAGCATAGCTAGCGAAATTGTAAAACCTCTTGTAAACCTCCATGAAGAAATAAAAGAGAATGACGATACCTTGGTTATAATGCAAAAGATATTTAATTCCACAATAAGTTCTCTTAATGAGACTTTAAGAATAAACGACAGTGCGGAGTTAGATAAGGCTATAGGTTATATTCATAATGCAAAAAGAATAGCTTTTTTTGGTATGGGTGGATCTGCAGCAATAGCGCTTGATGCATATCACAAGTTTATGAGAACCGGGAAATACTGTGTATTTCATGATGATTCACATTTTCAAGCTATGATAAGCTCCATGTATGATGAAAATGATTGCATTCTAGCTATTTCAAATACTGGAAGTAATAAGGAATTAGTAGAGAGCCTCCGAATTGCCAAGGAAAAAGGAGTTAAAATTATATCCGTAACTTCAAATTACAAATCTCCTATATCAAAGGTATCAGATGTGGTTCTCCTATCCTATGGTAAAGAGAATCTATCAAAAAGTGAGGCGATGGATGCAAGAATTAGTGCGTTATCACTTATAGACTGTTTGTTTGTAGGTACTTGTTTAAAGGATAAAGAGAATTATTATAAAGCTTTAGGACAAATAAGAGAAGCAATAGCAAATAAGAGATATTAA
- the gntK gene encoding gluconokinase — protein sequence MEYLIGLDIGTSSTKAIAFDLLGNVISKCNIGYPILNPKSSWSEQDPGEMFEAVINSIKSVASENAKKGNNLLGVSFSSAMHGIMAVNENGDKLTDCIIWADTRSVEYSERIKNSKIGHKIYMKTGTPIHPMSPLCKLAWMKDNMELIFKKTYKFISIKEYVFYKLFRKYVVDYSIASATGLFDIYDLQWNKNSLGVAGISEDKLSTPVSTTQVFKGMDKKYADLMGIDIETPFIIGGSDGCLANLGANAIKPGDAAVTIGTSGAIRIIADKPKNDESERIFSYILTEDHFVLGGPVNNGGIIFRWFRDNFSKIELDQAETTGVDCYELLTAEASKVPAGANGLIFLPYLLGERAPHWDANSKGLFFGINITHKREHFLRALLEGVIFGVYSVGKALEETTGNIDTIYATGGFVRSELWVQMLADVFNKKVVIAESYESSCLGAVVLGMKAIGLIDNIEEVEKLVPISQTFKPNIENHEVYMKTFEIYERLYLKLKDEFVSIGLLQK from the coding sequence ATGGAATATCTAATTGGACTAGATATTGGAACAAGTAGCACTAAAGCAATTGCCTTTGACCTGCTTGGAAATGTAATTTCAAAGTGCAATATCGGCTATCCTATTTTAAATCCAAAGTCTTCTTGGAGTGAGCAAGATCCAGGCGAGATGTTTGAGGCAGTTATTAATTCTATTAAAAGTGTAGCAAGTGAAAACGCTAAAAAAGGAAATAATCTTCTTGGTGTGAGTTTTAGCTCTGCTATGCACGGAATAATGGCTGTAAATGAAAATGGGGATAAATTAACGGATTGTATTATTTGGGCAGATACTAGAAGTGTGGAATATTCAGAAAGAATAAAGAATAGCAAAATAGGTCACAAGATTTATATGAAAACGGGCACACCAATACACCCAATGTCACCATTATGCAAACTTGCATGGATGAAGGATAATATGGAGCTAATATTTAAAAAAACATATAAATTTATTTCAATTAAAGAATATGTTTTCTATAAACTGTTCCGGAAGTACGTTGTAGATTATTCAATTGCATCTGCTACAGGATTGTTTGATATTTATGACCTTCAATGGAATAAAAATTCATTAGGAGTTGCAGGTATAAGTGAGGACAAGTTATCTACACCAGTATCTACAACCCAGGTTTTTAAGGGTATGGATAAAAAATATGCGGATTTAATGGGAATTGACATAGAAACTCCTTTTATAATTGGGGGGAGCGATGGCTGCCTTGCAAACCTTGGTGCTAATGCTATAAAACCTGGAGATGCTGCAGTAACAATCGGAACAAGTGGAGCTATAAGAATAATAGCAGATAAACCAAAAAATGATGAGAGTGAAAGAATTTTTAGCTATATTCTTACTGAAGATCATTTTGTTCTTGGAGGACCTGTTAATAATGGTGGAATAATATTTAGATGGTTCAGAGATAATTTTTCGAAGATAGAATTAGACCAGGCGGAGACTACAGGCGTTGATTGTTATGAACTATTGACAGCAGAAGCCTCGAAGGTACCCGCAGGAGCAAATGGGTTGATATTTTTGCCATATCTGCTTGGAGAGAGAGCTCCACATTGGGATGCAAACTCCAAGGGGCTTTTCTTCGGAATAAATATTACACATAAGAGGGAACACTTTCTAAGAGCACTACTAGAAGGCGTAATATTTGGTGTTTATAGTGTGGGAAAAGCTTTAGAGGAGACAACTGGTAATATTGATACAATCTATGCTACTGGAGGTTTTGTTAGATCTGAGCTTTGGGTTCAAATGCTAGCAGATGTATTTAATAAAAAGGTAGTAATAGCAGAAAGCTACGAAAGTTCCTGTTTAGGAGCTGTAGTGCTTGGTATGAAGGCAATAGGACTTATAGATAATATTGAAGAAGTAGAAAAATTAGTTCCTATTTCTCAAACATTTAAACCCAATATTGAAAATCATGAAGTTTACATGAAAACTTTTGAAATTTACGAAAGATTATATTTGAAATTAAAGGATGAGTTCGTAAGTATTGGTTTATTACAAAAATAA
- a CDS encoding gluconate:H+ symporter, translated as MPLLIVALGVLLLLVLMIAFKLNGFLSLILVALSVGILEGMPLPTVVASITKGVGGTLGTLALVLGFGAMLGKLMADSGGAQRIALTLIDKFGKKRIQLAVVVTGFIVGMALFYEIGFVLLIPLVFTIAAAADIPLLYIGVPMAAALSATHGFLPPHPGPTAIAAIYKADLGKTLLYGIVCAIPAVILAGPVLTKFLKNMEHDIPKGLYNPKIFTDKEMPGFGISVFTALVPVILMAARAIATIVLPKTSPILSYTTFLGDPVIALLLAVLLAIFTFGLNRGKKMPEVMKTVSESIAAIAMILLIIGGGGAFKQVLVDSGVADYVALIMKGSSISPLVLAWLIAAILRIALGSATVAGLTAAGIVGPLVVATGASPELMVLATGAGSLILSHVNDPGFWMFKEYFNLSIPETLKSWTVLETIISVVGLVMVLLLSTVIH; from the coding sequence ATGCCATTATTAATTGTTGCTTTGGGGGTTTTGTTATTATTAGTTCTTATGATAGCTTTTAAATTAAATGGTTTCTTATCATTAATTCTTGTGGCACTGTCAGTTGGTATTTTGGAAGGTATGCCACTTCCTACTGTTGTAGCTTCTATTACAAAAGGCGTTGGTGGTACATTAGGTACACTTGCATTGGTACTTGGATTTGGTGCTATGCTTGGTAAACTAATGGCAGATAGTGGTGGAGCTCAAAGAATAGCTCTTACATTAATTGATAAGTTTGGAAAAAAGAGAATACAATTGGCAGTAGTAGTAACAGGCTTTATAGTTGGTATGGCGCTATTTTATGAAATAGGATTTGTACTTTTAATACCACTAGTATTTACAATAGCAGCAGCAGCTGATATTCCACTTTTATATATAGGAGTTCCAATGGCAGCAGCACTATCAGCTACTCATGGATTCTTACCACCACATCCAGGGCCGACAGCTATAGCTGCTATTTATAAAGCAGATTTAGGTAAGACTTTACTTTATGGTATCGTGTGTGCTATACCTGCTGTAATTCTTGCGGGGCCTGTACTTACAAAGTTCTTAAAGAATATGGAACATGATATACCAAAAGGCTTATATAACCCTAAGATATTTACAGATAAAGAGATGCCTGGTTTTGGAATAAGTGTGTTTACGGCTTTAGTGCCAGTAATTCTTATGGCAGCAAGAGCTATTGCTACTATTGTATTACCAAAAACTTCTCCTATCTTAAGTTATACAACGTTTTTAGGTGATCCAGTAATAGCATTACTATTAGCTGTACTTTTAGCTATATTCACTTTTGGACTAAATAGGGGCAAAAAGATGCCTGAAGTTATGAAAACTGTAAGTGAATCTATAGCAGCAATAGCTATGATACTATTAATAATAGGTGGAGGCGGAGCCTTCAAGCAGGTTTTAGTAGATAGTGGAGTTGCAGATTATGTTGCACTAATTATGAAAGGCTCAAGTATATCACCCTTAGTACTTGCATGGCTTATTGCAGCAATACTTAGAATAGCATTAGGATCTGCAACAGTAGCAGGCCTTACAGCAGCAGGAATTGTAGGCCCATTAGTTGTAGCAACAGGTGCTAGTCCAGAACTTATGGTACTCGCAACAGGTGCAGGAAGCTTAATACTCTCACATGTTAATGATCCTGGTTTTTGGATGTTTAAAGAATATTTTAATCTATCAATACCAGAAACATTAAAATCATGGACAGTACTCGAAACTATAATTTCTGTGGTTGGGTTAGTTATGGTTCTATTACTAAGTACTGTTATACATTAA
- the gndA gene encoding NADP-dependent phosphogluconate dehydrogenase has product MDKQQFGVIGIGVMGKNLALNVESRGLSVSVYDRYAATTDELLIEAKEKNIVGTYSIEEFVNSLQIPRKILIMIKAGKAIDEAIEELIPYISRGDILIDGGNSFFMDTIRRSKKLEALGFKFIGTGVSGGEEGALKGPAIMPGGQEDACKILQPIFTAISAKVDGQPCCTYIGENGAGHYVKMVHNGIEYADMQLICEAYALLKEVAGLSNEQLHNTFAEWNKGELDSYLMEITSEIFTQKDDETGKYMVDIILDSAGQKGTGKWTSQSALDLSVPIPTITEAVFARCISALKDERTNASNILKGPDTSFEGNINEFIESVRRALYTSKICSYAQGFALMKAAAEEYNWELEYGEIAKIFRGGCIIRAQFLNKISEAYENNVNIKNIMLDSYFKNIIHSYQKDWRYVVSTAVNLGVPVPGFSSALTYYDSYRSANLPANLLQAQRDYFGAHTFERTDKEGIFHHEWVTE; this is encoded by the coding sequence ATGGATAAACAGCAATTTGGAGTTATAGGCATTGGTGTAATGGGTAAAAATCTGGCGTTAAATGTTGAAAGCAGAGGGTTATCAGTTTCAGTATATGATCGATATGCAGCAACGACAGATGAATTATTAATAGAAGCTAAAGAGAAAAATATTGTGGGAACTTATTCTATAGAAGAATTCGTAAATTCTCTCCAAATTCCAAGAAAAATATTGATTATGATTAAAGCAGGAAAAGCAATTGATGAGGCTATAGAAGAATTAATACCATATATCTCTAGGGGCGACATATTAATTGATGGCGGAAATTCATTTTTTATGGATACAATACGTAGAAGCAAAAAACTAGAGGCGTTGGGTTTTAAATTCATAGGAACAGGAGTTTCTGGAGGAGAAGAGGGAGCTTTAAAAGGACCGGCAATTATGCCTGGAGGCCAGGAGGATGCATGTAAAATATTACAACCAATTTTCACAGCCATATCTGCAAAAGTAGATGGGCAGCCGTGCTGTACCTATATTGGAGAAAATGGGGCAGGACATTATGTAAAAATGGTTCACAATGGTATTGAGTATGCAGATATGCAACTTATTTGTGAAGCATATGCACTATTAAAAGAGGTTGCAGGGCTTTCTAATGAGCAGCTTCATAATACTTTTGCAGAGTGGAATAAAGGTGAACTTGATAGCTATCTTATGGAAATAACTAGTGAAATATTTACGCAAAAAGATGATGAGACTGGCAAGTATATGGTTGACATTATTTTAGATAGTGCAGGCCAGAAGGGAACAGGAAAATGGACTAGTCAAAGCGCTCTGGATTTATCAGTACCAATACCTACCATAACAGAGGCGGTTTTTGCACGTTGCATATCTGCATTAAAAGATGAACGAACAAACGCCAGTAATATATTAAAAGGACCAGATACATCATTTGAAGGAAATATAAATGAGTTTATAGAATCTGTAAGAAGGGCTCTTTATACAAGTAAAATATGCTCTTATGCACAGGGATTTGCACTTATGAAAGCAGCAGCAGAAGAGTATAATTGGGAGCTTGAATATGGCGAAATTGCTAAAATATTCAGAGGTGGGTGCATTATTAGGGCTCAATTCCTTAATAAGATAAGCGAAGCATATGAAAATAATGTTAATATTAAAAATATAATGTTAGATTCGTATTTTAAAAATATTATTCATAGTTATCAAAAGGATTGGAGATATGTAGTATCCACAGCTGTAAATTTAGGTGTGCCCGTTCCAGGATTTTCTAGTGCACTAACCTATTATGACAGTTAT